The Jiangella alba genome includes the window CGGCCCCAGTCGACGTAGGAGAAGCTGGTGGCGTCGCGGTCCGGGTCGACGCCGGGGCCGGTCTCGGGCTCGTCGTGGGTGACCAGCAGGCCCTCGCGGTAGTCGCCGACGACGCGGTTGGTGACGGCCAGTCCGTCCGAGCCGTTGACGTCGTCGACACCGTCGCCCGCGATGCGGAAGGTGCCGAGCGAGCGGTTGCGGCCCTGCGTCGAGTAGACGGCGAACCGGTCGTCGCCCTGGCTGGAGACGATGACGTAGCCGACCCGCCCGCGTGCGTAGTACACGTCCACGCCCTCGGCGTCGGCGACCAGGTTCGGCCCGCCGAGACCGGGCTGCGCCGGGTCGGCCGGCACGCACTCCTCGGTCTCCTCGTCGTACACGTCGTCGATGCCGAAGTCGGCGACCGTGTCGATCAGCCGCGGCCCGCCGGGGCCCAGCGGCAGCGGGATCCGCCACAGCCCGACGTCTTCCTGGGTCGCGTACAGCACGCCGGTGCGCTGGTCGACGGCGACGCCCTCCAGTTGCGGGGCGACGCCGGGCTCCTCGCACGGGATCCAGGTGCGGCCGCCGGGGAGCGGGAACCGGTCCGGCAGGTCCAGGTGCTCGACCTCGGTGTAGCCGACCGTGCCGTCGCGGCGCGGCGTGACGCGGGCCGTCGCGATCGTCGTCGTGCCCTCCTGCGTCACGACGGCGTAGGTCTCGCCGGTGCCGGGCTGCCAGACCGCGACGCCGTAGGCCGTCTGCTCGTCGTCGACGGCGACACGATCCGGGTTGAACAGGAACTCCTGCTCCGGCGCGGTGACCTCCCGCAGCGGCGTCATGGCGCCCGACCCGGCCGGGTCGATGGTGAAGAAGCGCAGCTGGTCGTTGTACCGGTCCGACACCACCGCGACGTCGGCCGTGCGGCCGCCGACGCGGACGCCGTAGGCGATGTCGACGTTGTTGTACCGCCCGTCGACGCCGTCGGCGCGCGGCGCGGGTGTCGCCGGCAGCGACTGCAGCTCGCGCGACGCCAGGTCGTACACCCGCAGCCCGCCCTCCTTCGCCGTCACGACGACGATCGAGCGGCGGGAGTCGCCCGGGTGCACCCAGATCGCCGGGTCGTCGCCCGACGCGTTCCCGCCCTCATCGTCGTCGTACAGCACCGGCGTCTCGTTGTCGGTGGTCACCGTCGCGGGCGGAGCGCCGGCGGCGGGCAGCGCGAGCGTGAGGGCGAGCGGGACGGCGGCGAGGACGGCGGATCGGCGCATGACCGGGAGCCTGCTCCCGCAACGTTGCCGCCCGCGTGGCCGGCGGGCGAACGGT containing:
- a CDS encoding phytase, which encodes MRRSAVLAAVPLALTLALPAAGAPPATVTTDNETPVLYDDDEGGNASGDDPAIWVHPGDSRRSIVVVTAKEGGLRVYDLASRELQSLPATPAPRADGVDGRYNNVDIAYGVRVGGRTADVAVVSDRYNDQLRFFTIDPAGSGAMTPLREVTAPEQEFLFNPDRVAVDDEQTAYGVAVWQPGTGETYAVVTQEGTTTIATARVTPRRDGTVGYTEVEHLDLPDRFPLPGGRTWIPCEEPGVAPQLEGVAVDQRTGVLYATQEDVGLWRIPLPLGPGGPRLIDTVADFGIDDVYDEETEECVPADPAQPGLGGPNLVADAEGVDVYYARGRVGYVIVSSQGDDRFAVYSTQGRNRSLGTFRIAGDGVDDVNGSDGLAVTNRVVGDYREGLLVTHDEPETGPGVDPDRDATSFSYVDWGRIADALGLQVSTAAGNDPRLR